In a single window of the Vicia villosa cultivar HV-30 ecotype Madison, WI unplaced genomic scaffold, Vvil1.0 ctg.005075F_1_1, whole genome shotgun sequence genome:
- the LOC131642465 gene encoding receptor-like protein 32, with protein MRITILPLFSFFVFYNYIFLSFQISVAYTKCLEDQHSLLLQLKNNLIYNHENSTKLKLWNQNIGCCNWSGVSCDREGHVIGLDLSEESISGGIDNSSSLFSFQRLQKLNLAYNNFSSLIPSGLGKLEKLTYLNLSNAGFAGQIPLEISQLTRLVTLDISFPNSYFTRQRLKFEKPNLQKFVQNLTGLRKLYLDGVLIHARGKEWSNALSPLHDLQELSMSYCDLSGPLDSSLTKLENLSVIILDGNNFSSPVPETFVNFKNLTILCLASCDLSGTFPQKIFQIGKLSVIDLLFNDNLHGSFPEFPSSGTIRTLRVSNTNFSGEIPSTIVNLRQLYELDLSYCHFNGTLPSSLSNLTQLRYIDLSFNSFTGPMPSLGMAKNLTHLDLSHNRLSGEIPPSSHFEGLHNLVSIDLQDNAINGSIPSSLFALTFLQRIQFSSNHFSKFDEFSSVSSSVVNTLDLSSNNLSGPIPKYIFQLGSLSVLDLSSNRLNGSLQLDEILELRNLTALNLSYNNISINVNVVNADQTSFLNINTLNLASCNLKAFPSFLRNKSKLTILDLSNNQMKGKVPNWIWMLNLQDLNVSHNMLTDLEGPLQNLTSNLLSLDLHNNQLQGPVPVFLRLASYLDYSMNKFSSVIPQDIGNYLNFTTFLSLSNSTLHGRIPESLCNASNLQVLDISINNISGTIPLCLMKMTQTLVVLNLRMNNLIGTIPDVFPSSCALRTLDLQKNNLDGQIPKSLANCSTLEVLDLANNNIIDAFPCLLKKISTLRVLVLRKNKFYGPIECPTAGDTWPLLQIIDLAFNNFSGKLPEKGFTGWEAMMSEKNQIDSKVNHIRFQLLEFGQIYYADSVTVTAKGQQFELVKILLIFTTIDFSSNNFEGPIPKVLMDFKALYILNISNNHFSGEIPSSIGNMRQLESLDLSNNSLVGKIPEQLGNLSFLSYLNLSFNHLVGKIPTGTQLQSFKASSFEGNDGLYGPPLNEIPDDKRQDELHPEIGCGRLACSIDWNFLSVELGSVFGLGIVICPLMFCKKWRIWYWKLVDKILCWIFSRLYLEYVTQRGQTYTVLRWHL; from the coding sequence ATGAGAATTACAATACTTCCACTGTTTTCTTTCTTTGTCTTCTACAACTACATATTTCTCAGTTTCCAAATCTCCGTTGCCTATACCAAATGTCTTGAGGATCAACACTCTTTGTTGCTTCAATTAAAAAACAATCTCATATACAACCATGAAAATTCCACGAAACTGAAGTTGTGGAATCAAAATATTGGTTGCTGCAATTGGAGTGGTGTATCTTGTGACAGGGAAGGACATGTTATTGGCCTTGACTTGAGTGAAGAATCAATCTCTGGAGGAATTGATAATTCAAGTAGTCTTTTCAGTTTTCAGCGTCTCCAGAAACTGAACTTGGCTTATAACAATTTCAGTTCTCTCATTCCATCAGGACTGGGCAAGTTGGAAAAATTGACATATCTGAATTTGTCAAATGCTGGCTTTGCAGGGCAGATTCCTTTAGAGATTTCTCAGCTCACAAGGTTGGTTACTCTTGACATCTCTTTTCCTAATAGCTATTTTACAAGACAACGGCTGAAATTTGAGAAACCAAATCTACAGAAGTTTGTTCAAAATCTGACTGGTCTTAGGAAACTGTATCTAGATGGTGTATTAATACATGCTCGCGGAAAGGAATGGAGCAATGCTTTGTCTCCATTGCATGACCTGCAAGAGTTGAGCATGTCTTACTGTGATCTATCAGGACCACTTGATTCTTCCCTAACAAAACTAGAGAATCTATCGGTCATTATTCTTGATGGGAACAATTTTTCATCTCCAGTGCCAGAAACATTTGTCAATTTTAAAAACTTGACCATCCTCTGTCTTGCATCTTGCGATTTGAGTGGCACATTTCCACAAAAGATATTTCAAATTGGAAAGCTGTCTGTTATTGACTTATTGTTCAACGACAATCTCCATGGTTCATTTCCAGAATTTCCATCTAGTGGAACTATCCGGACTTTAAGGGTTAGTAACACAAACTTTTCTGGAGAAATTCCATCCACCATTGTTAACTTGAGGCAATTATATGAATTGGATCTTTCTTATTGTCATTTTAATGGAACACTTCCCAGCTCACTGTCAAACCTTACACAACTTAGATACATAGATTTGTCGTTTAATAGCTTCACAGGTCCAATGCCGTCACTTGGCATGGCCAAAAATCTTACACACTTAGACCTTTCTCATAATCGTTTAAGTGGTGAAATTCCACCATCTTCCCATTTTGAAGGATTGCACAATCTAGTCAGCATTGATTTGCAAGATAATGCTATCAATGGGAGCATTCCTTCATCCCTTTTTGCACTTACGTTTCTACAGAGGATTCAGTTTTCATCCAACCACTTTAGTAAATTTGATGAATTCTCAAGTGTGTCTTCCTCTGTAGTCAACACCCTTGATTTAAGTAGCAATAATCTCTCAGGGCCTATTCCAAAATATATCTTTCAGCTCGGTTCACTTTCTGTCCTAGATCTTTCCTCTAATCGGTTGAACGGGTCGCTGCAGCTAGACGAGATTTTGGAGCTTAGAAATTTAACTGCACTAAACCTTTCATACAACAACATATCAATAAATGTGAATGTTGTAAATGCTGATCAGACTTCCTTTCTCAATATTAACACTCTAAATTTGGCATCATGCAACCTGAAAGCTTTCCCTAGTTTCTTGAGAAACAAATCCAAATTAACCATTCTAGACCTATCAAATAATCAAATGAAAGGAAAAGTGCCCAACTGGATCTGGATGCTAAATCTTCAAGACCTTAATGTTTCTCATAATATGCTTACTGATTTGGAAGGACCATTGCAAAACCTCACTTCCAACTTGTTAAGTCTTGACCTTCATAACAACCAACTGCAGGGACCAGTACCTGTTTTTCTTAGACTTGCTTCCTATTTGGATTACTCAATGAACAAGTTTAGCTCTGTTATCCCACAAGACATTGGTAACTACTTGAATTTCACAACTTTTCTCTCACTTTCTAATAGTACTTTACATGGCCGTATCCCTGAATCCCTCTGCAATGCTTCAAATCTTCAAGTGCTTGATATTTCCATTAATAACATTTCTGGAACAATTCCCTTATGTCTAATGAAAATGACTCAAACCCTTGTGGTATTAAATCTGAGGATGAACAATCTCATTGGCACCATCCCTGATGTGTTTCCATCTTCTTGTGCTCTAAGGACTCTTGATCTCCAAAAGAATAACTTAGATGGACAGATTCCAAAATCTCTTGCTAATTGCTCAACATTGGAAGTGCTAGACCTTGCAAACAATAACATCATTGACGCATTTCCATGTTTGTTGAAGAAAATATCCACACTTCGTGTCCTAGTCTTGCGGAAAAACAAATTCTATGGTCCCATTGAATGTCCAACTGCCGGTGACACTTGGCCTTTGCTTCAAATAATTGATCTAGCCTTTAACAACTTCAGCGGTAAGCTACCTGAAAAAGGTTTCACAGGGTGGGAAGCAATGATGTCTGAGAAAAACCAAATTGATTCGAAGGTAAATCACATCCGATTTCAGCTTCTTGAATTTGGTCAAATATATTATGCGGATTCAGTGACAGTTACAGCCAAAGGTCAACAGTTTGAGTTGGTTAAAATTTTGTTAATCTTCACTACCATTGATTTCTCATCCAATAATTTTGAAGGACCTATACCAAAGGTGCTGATGGACTTCAAAGCACTTTATATCCTCAACATTTCAAACAACCATTTCTCCGGTGAAATCCCTTCTTCTATAGGGAACATGAGACAGTTAGAGTCATTAGACCTCTCAAATAACTCTTTGGTTGGTAAAATTCCTGAGCAGCTAGGGAACTTGTCTTTTCTGTCTTATTTGAACCTTTCCTTCAATCATTTGGTGGGTAAGATCCCAACAGGTACTCAACTTCAGTCATTTAAAGCTTCTTCCTTTGAAGGAAATGATGGACTATATGGACCTCCATTGAATGAAATACCAGATGATAAGAGGCAAGATGAGCTGCATCCGGAAATTGGATGTGGGAGGCTAGCTTGTTCTATAGACTGGAATTTCTTAAGTGTAGAACTGGGATCTGTTTTCGGTCTTGGAATTGTCATTTGTCCTCTCATGTTTTGCAAGAAGTGGAGGATATGGTACTGGAAACTAGTGGATAAAATTCTTTGCTGGATCTTTTCAAGGTTGTATCTTGAATATGTAACCCAAAGAGGACAAACATACACAGTTTTAAGGTGGCATTTGTGA